One stretch of Priestia megaterium DNA includes these proteins:
- the spoVK gene encoding stage V sporulation protein K, with protein sequence MKREVNMVEQPITLKNNGQINIILNNETKKEKSYTTSIPRPAKKAVINHEPLREIEREMSGLVGMEELKKMIKEIYAWLYINKKREEQGLKAGKQALHMMFKGNPGTGKTTVARLLGKLFLNMNILSKGHLIEAERADLVGEYIGHTAQKTRDLVKKALGGILFIDEAYSLARGGEKDFGKEAIDTLVKHMEDSNDKFVLILAGYPREMENFLSLNPGLRSRFPFIFDFPDYDVNELMDIAGHMMNDRQYQFSTEAYKKLKDHFMDVKYNQTPRDFSNGRYVRNIIERSIRTQSMRLLEEESYERNELLTLTSSDIQL encoded by the coding sequence ATGAAACGAGAGGTGAACATGGTGGAGCAGCCGATAACTCTTAAAAATAATGGGCAAATTAATATCATTTTAAATAATGAAACAAAAAAGGAAAAATCGTATACGACATCAATTCCGCGTCCTGCCAAAAAAGCTGTGATAAATCATGAGCCGCTTCGGGAAATTGAACGAGAAATGAGCGGACTGGTTGGAATGGAAGAATTGAAAAAAATGATAAAAGAAATATATGCGTGGTTATATATTAACAAAAAAAGAGAGGAACAGGGCTTAAAAGCGGGAAAGCAGGCGCTGCATATGATGTTTAAAGGGAATCCAGGAACAGGGAAAACGACGGTAGCCCGCCTGCTAGGTAAATTATTTTTGAATATGAACATCTTGTCTAAAGGACATTTAATTGAAGCAGAGCGGGCAGATTTAGTTGGAGAATACATTGGTCATACCGCTCAGAAAACGAGAGATCTTGTAAAAAAAGCGCTTGGAGGTATTTTATTTATCGATGAGGCTTATTCTCTTGCAAGAGGGGGAGAAAAAGATTTTGGAAAAGAAGCGATTGATACATTGGTCAAACATATGGAAGATTCAAATGATAAGTTTGTATTGATTTTAGCTGGTTATCCAAGAGAAATGGAAAATTTCTTAAGTCTTAATCCAGGACTGCGCTCTAGGTTTCCGTTTATTTTTGATTTTCCGGATTATGATGTGAATGAACTGATGGACATTGCGGGTCACATGATGAATGATAGGCAGTATCAGTTTAGTACAGAGGCCTATAAAAAGCTAAAAGATCATTTCATGGACGTGAAGTACAATCAGACGCCTAGGGATTTTAGTAACGGTAGATATGTACGAAACATTATCGAACGTTCCATACGTACTCAATCCATGAGGCTTTTAGAAGAAGAAAGCTATGAGCGCAATGAGCTTCTCACTTTAACGTCAAGCGATATTCAGCTGTAA
- a CDS encoding aminotransferase class I/II-fold pyridoxal phosphate-dependent enzyme: protein MFDQLKNGARIRELAAKVEKQIKPVHEKIDERIEANQFRVLQSFQQNRVSDSHFNPTTGYGYDDLGRDTLEKVYADVFGTEACLVRPQIISGTHAIGISLFGVLRPGDELLYITGKPYDTLEEIVGIRGSGVGSLKEYNISYKSVDLTAQGQVDFEEVKASIHEHTKMIGIQRSKGYGIRPSFTVAQIKEMISFVKSIKPDVIVFVDNCYGEFVETIEPTHVGADLMAGSLIKNPGGGLAKIGGYIAGRKDLVEACSYRMTTPGIGAEAGATLYSLQEMYQGFFLAPHVVGQALKGAVFSSAMFEELGMQSEPKWDSERTDLIQSVQFDDRDKMVSFCQAIQFASPINSHVTAYPAYMPGYEDDVIMAAGTFIQGASLELTADGPIRPPYVAYVQGGLTYAHVKVAICMAVDQMLTKELL, encoded by the coding sequence ATGTTTGATCAGTTAAAAAACGGGGCACGCATTCGGGAACTTGCTGCAAAAGTAGAAAAACAAATTAAGCCCGTACATGAGAAAATTGACGAGCGCATTGAAGCAAATCAATTTCGGGTGCTGCAAAGCTTTCAGCAAAATCGAGTGAGTGATTCTCATTTTAATCCGACAACGGGGTATGGATATGACGATCTAGGCCGCGATACGTTGGAGAAAGTATATGCGGACGTTTTTGGAACAGAAGCTTGCCTGGTGCGTCCGCAAATTATTTCAGGTACGCATGCAATTGGCATTTCGCTGTTTGGTGTACTGCGTCCTGGAGATGAACTATTATATATAACTGGAAAGCCTTATGACACCCTTGAAGAAATCGTTGGTATACGAGGAAGCGGTGTAGGCTCTTTAAAAGAATATAATATTAGCTATAAATCAGTAGATTTAACAGCGCAAGGTCAAGTGGATTTTGAAGAAGTGAAAGCGTCTATTCATGAGCACACAAAGATGATAGGCATTCAGCGCTCAAAAGGTTACGGCATTCGTCCTTCTTTTACAGTCGCGCAAATAAAAGAAATGATTTCTTTTGTAAAGAGTATTAAGCCTGACGTTATAGTATTTGTCGATAACTGCTACGGTGAATTTGTAGAAACAATCGAGCCAACGCATGTAGGAGCAGATTTGATGGCGGGGTCGCTCATTAAGAACCCTGGTGGAGGTCTTGCTAAAATCGGTGGCTATATTGCAGGAAGAAAAGACCTAGTGGAAGCTTGTTCATACCGAATGACAACCCCTGGAATCGGTGCAGAAGCTGGAGCGACGCTGTATAGCTTACAAGAAATGTATCAAGGTTTCTTTTTGGCTCCGCACGTAGTCGGTCAAGCATTAAAGGGAGCAGTTTTCTCATCCGCTATGTTCGAAGAGCTAGGGATGCAAAGCGAGCCGAAGTGGGACAGTGAACGAACAGATTTAATTCAATCCGTGCAGTTCGATGACCGTGATAAAATGGTTTCTTTTTGTCAGGCTATTCAATTCGCTTCGCCAATTAATTCACACGTAACGGCCTATCCTGCTTATATGCCAGGGTACGAAGATGATGTGATTATGGCAGCTGGAACGTTTATACAAGGAGCAAGCCTCGAGCTGACGGCAGATGGGCCTATCAGGCCTCCTTATGTCGCTTACGTGCAGGGCGGGTTAACGTATGCTCACGTAAAAGTAGCAATATGCATGGCAGTAGATCAAATGCTGACGAAAGAACTTTTATAA
- a CDS encoding N-acetylmuramoyl-L-alanine amidase: MKKIYLDAGHGGADAGAVGANGLYEKNLVLKIQQYLISYLNSTYSDFTIKTTRTTDTFLSLSQRASQANSWGADAFMSIHVNAGGGTGYEDYVYRSASNASKTFQSIVHGQVQPTLLSYNHPNRGRKSANYAVLRLTNMPAVLTEIAFIDNRTDAALLQNEAFLKSMGESYAKGIAVYLNLPRRAVPNPSPTPTPNPSPSEPGTKTYTIKQGDTLYSIAQKYGITVQALQEANTGLSDPLTLQVGKTIVIPSGTSPNPSPTPPPTPPSEQYPLPNGILKQGDSGEAVKQLQRALNAVNFKVGSVDGIYGVQTKDAIRRFQLVYLPYDVDGIYGPQTKNKLAAVLKAKS; encoded by the coding sequence ATGAAAAAAATCTATCTTGACGCAGGACATGGTGGGGCAGATGCAGGAGCAGTCGGAGCGAACGGACTATATGAAAAAAACTTAGTTTTAAAAATTCAACAATATTTAATAAGCTATTTAAATAGCACGTACAGTGACTTTACGATTAAAACCACTCGTACCACAGATACTTTTTTATCGTTATCTCAGCGCGCTTCTCAAGCTAATTCATGGGGAGCAGATGCATTTATGTCTATTCACGTAAATGCCGGTGGAGGAACAGGATATGAAGATTATGTTTATAGAAGCGCTAGCAATGCCAGTAAAACGTTTCAATCAATTGTCCACGGCCAAGTACAGCCAACGCTGCTGTCGTATAATCATCCGAATCGCGGTCGAAAATCAGCCAATTATGCGGTGCTTCGCTTAACAAATATGCCCGCAGTACTCACTGAAATAGCCTTTATTGATAACCGCACAGATGCAGCACTTCTCCAAAATGAAGCTTTTTTAAAAAGTATGGGTGAATCGTATGCAAAAGGAATTGCCGTATATTTGAATTTACCTCGTCGTGCAGTTCCAAACCCATCTCCAACACCAACACCAAATCCATCACCTTCTGAACCCGGTACAAAAACGTATACGATCAAGCAAGGAGATACGCTGTACAGTATTGCACAGAAGTACGGCATAACAGTACAAGCGCTTCAAGAAGCGAATACAGGGCTTTCTGATCCTTTAACACTACAGGTTGGAAAAACAATTGTTATTCCTTCAGGGACTTCACCAAACCCATCTCCAACACCGCCACCTACTCCACCTTCGGAACAATATCCACTTCCAAATGGGATTTTAAAACAAGGTGATTCTGGAGAAGCTGTGAAGCAGCTTCAAAGAGCATTAAATGCGGTGAATTTTAAAGTAGGGTCAGTAGACGGAATATATGGAGTTCAAACGAAAGATGCAATAAGACGTTTTCAGCTTGTGTATCTTCCTTATGATGTAGATGGCATTTATGGTCCTCAAACGAAAAACAAGCTAGCAGCCGTTTTAAAAGCAAAAAGTTAA
- a CDS encoding trimeric intracellular cation channel family protein, giving the protein MTWDVLSIIGTIAFAISGAFIAMEEEYDILGVYILGIVTAFGGGAIRNLLIGVPVSALWEQGLFFQIALLSITATFLFPNNILKHWKRWGNFSDAIGLAAFAIQGALYATHMNHPLSAVIVAAVLTGSGGGIIRDLLARRKPTVLKDEIYAVWAIIAGFSVGLHITNTPVELYTLFILLVGLRMCSYIYKWRLPIKTIRQPNM; this is encoded by the coding sequence ATGACTTGGGACGTACTTAGCATTATTGGAACGATTGCCTTTGCAATCAGCGGAGCTTTCATTGCCATGGAAGAGGAATATGATATTTTAGGTGTTTACATACTGGGAATCGTAACGGCTTTTGGCGGAGGAGCCATTCGAAACCTGCTTATCGGTGTACCGGTGTCTGCCCTTTGGGAACAAGGACTCTTTTTTCAGATTGCTTTATTATCTATCACTGCCACTTTTTTATTTCCAAACAATATCTTAAAACATTGGAAGCGATGGGGAAACTTTTCAGACGCCATTGGCCTTGCAGCATTCGCGATTCAAGGAGCGCTTTATGCCACTCATATGAACCATCCGCTTAGCGCGGTTATTGTAGCTGCGGTCTTAACAGGAAGCGGCGGGGGTATTATTCGAGATTTATTAGCACGTCGAAAGCCTACTGTTCTTAAAGATGAAATTTATGCGGTATGGGCGATTATCGCAGGATTTAGCGTAGGACTGCATATTACAAACACGCCTGTAGAACTTTATACGTTATTTATCTTACTTGTAGGTCTTCGGATGTGTTCATATATTTACAAATGGCGCCTGCCGATCAAAACGATTCGACAACCAAATATGTAG
- the glnA gene encoding type I glutamate--ammonia ligase, giving the protein MAKYTKEDIFRKVQEENVKYIRLQFTDILGTIKNVEIPVSQLEKALDNKMMFDGSSIEGFVRIEESDMYLFPDIDTFVIFPWTSEKGKVARFICDIYNADRTPFDGDPRNNLKRVLKEMEELGFTDFNLGPEPEFFLFKLDEKGEPTLELNDKGGYFDLAPTDLGENCRRDIVLELEEMGFEIEASHHEVAPGQHEIDFKYAAALKACDDIQTFKLVVKTIARKHGLHATFMPKPLFGVNGSGMHCNVSLFKDGQNAFYDENGNLELSDTARQFIAGIIKHAHSFTAVTNPTVNSYKRLVPGYEAPCYVAWSARNRSPLIRIPASRGVGTRVEVRSVDPAANPYLAMAVLLKAGLDGIKNNLEAPKPIDRNIYVMTKEERVEEGIVDLPATLAQALDSFQSNEVMVSALGEHLAEHFVEAKEIEWDMFRTQVHPWERDQYMSQY; this is encoded by the coding sequence ATGGCAAAGTACACAAAAGAAGATATTTTCCGCAAAGTTCAAGAAGAGAATGTAAAGTATATTCGTCTTCAGTTCACTGACATTTTAGGAACAATTAAAAACGTTGAAATTCCAGTAAGTCAATTAGAAAAAGCGTTAGACAACAAAATGATGTTTGACGGTTCTTCTATTGAAGGGTTTGTACGTATTGAAGAATCAGATATGTACCTATTCCCGGATATTGATACATTTGTTATTTTCCCTTGGACATCTGAAAAAGGTAAAGTAGCACGTTTTATTTGTGACATCTACAATGCAGATAGAACTCCGTTTGATGGCGATCCACGCAATAACTTAAAACGTGTGTTAAAAGAGATGGAAGAGTTAGGATTTACTGATTTTAACCTTGGACCTGAGCCAGAGTTCTTCTTATTCAAATTAGACGAAAAAGGCGAACCTACATTAGAATTAAATGATAAAGGTGGCTACTTCGACTTAGCGCCAACTGATCTTGGTGAAAACTGCCGTCGTGACATCGTATTAGAGCTTGAAGAAATGGGCTTTGAAATTGAAGCATCTCACCATGAGGTAGCTCCTGGACAACATGAGATTGACTTCAAATATGCTGCTGCATTAAAAGCTTGTGATGATATCCAAACGTTCAAACTTGTTGTAAAAACAATTGCACGTAAACATGGCTTACATGCTACATTTATGCCAAAACCATTATTTGGTGTGAATGGTTCAGGTATGCACTGTAACGTTTCATTATTTAAAGATGGTCAAAACGCATTTTATGATGAAAACGGTAATCTAGAGCTAAGTGATACTGCTCGTCAATTTATCGCAGGTATCATCAAGCACGCACACAGCTTTACAGCAGTAACAAATCCTACTGTAAACTCTTATAAGCGTCTAGTGCCTGGATATGAGGCTCCTTGTTATGTTGCATGGTCTGCTCGCAACCGTAGCCCATTAATTCGTATCCCAGCTTCTCGCGGCGTAGGAACTCGTGTTGAGGTACGTAGCGTAGACCCAGCTGCTAACCCATATTTAGCAATGGCTGTTCTATTAAAAGCTGGTTTAGATGGAATCAAGAACAACCTTGAAGCTCCAAAACCTATCGATCGTAATATCTATGTAATGACAAAAGAAGAGCGTGTTGAAGAAGGTATCGTAGATTTACCTGCAACATTAGCTCAAGCTTTAGATAGCTTCCAATCAAACGAAGTTATGGTTTCTGCTCTAGGTGAACACTTAGCAGAGCACTTCGTTGAAGCGAAAGAAATCGAATGGGATATGTTCCGTACACAAGTTCATCCTTGGGAACGTGACCAATACATGAGCCAATATTAA
- the hflX gene encoding GTPase HflX, which yields MTAEMNTELERVILVGCQLHDDDERFEYSMDELASLTETAKGEVLVRLTQKRDRIHPATYIGKGKVEELVALEEELDPDLIVFNDELSPSQIRNLSAGLSARIIDRTQLILDIFAQRAQTREGKMQVELAQLNYLLPRLVGQGTALSRLGGGIGTRGPGETKLESDRRHIRRKIDEIKRQLKTVVSHRERYRERRKRNHVYQIAIVGYTNAGKSTIFNRLTEAGIFEENQLFATLDPTTRQYTLPSGLTALLTDTVGFIQDLPTTLVAAFRSTLEEVTEADLVLHVVDSSNPDYNNHEKTVHRLLEELNVTDIPMLTVYNKEDMQHELFVPSASTSLSMSAFKATDLVKLGERIQEEMKKEMAFFHVLLPAYEGKMLAELKTVSILESLKFNEETEKYQCKGYIAKEHPLYKKLQTLEES from the coding sequence TTGACAGCAGAAATGAATACTGAACTTGAACGCGTAATTTTAGTCGGATGTCAGCTTCATGACGATGACGAACGTTTTGAATATTCAATGGATGAGCTAGCATCTTTAACTGAGACTGCAAAAGGTGAAGTGCTGGTAAGGTTAACACAAAAGCGCGATCGCATTCATCCAGCTACTTATATTGGAAAAGGGAAAGTAGAAGAACTTGTGGCTCTTGAAGAAGAGTTAGATCCTGATTTAATTGTATTTAATGATGAATTGTCACCCAGTCAAATCCGCAATTTGTCGGCAGGGTTATCTGCGCGTATTATTGACCGCACGCAGCTGATTTTGGATATCTTCGCACAGCGTGCTCAAACGCGAGAAGGAAAAATGCAGGTGGAACTTGCTCAATTAAATTATCTGCTACCTAGGTTAGTAGGACAAGGTACCGCTTTGTCACGTCTTGGAGGCGGAATTGGAACAAGAGGTCCTGGTGAAACGAAACTTGAAAGTGACCGCAGACATATTCGCCGCAAAATTGATGAAATTAAGCGTCAGTTAAAGACAGTGGTAAGTCACCGCGAACGTTATCGAGAAAGACGTAAGCGTAATCATGTCTATCAAATTGCGATTGTGGGCTATACGAACGCTGGTAAATCGACGATCTTTAACCGCTTAACAGAAGCTGGTATTTTTGAAGAAAATCAGCTGTTTGCAACTCTTGATCCAACGACAAGACAGTATACGCTTCCGTCAGGATTAACGGCTCTGTTAACTGATACGGTTGGATTTATTCAAGATCTTCCAACAACGTTAGTAGCCGCGTTCCGTTCAACACTTGAAGAAGTAACCGAAGCTGATCTTGTTCTGCACGTGGTAGATTCATCTAATCCAGATTACAACAACCACGAAAAAACAGTGCATCGCTTACTAGAAGAGCTGAACGTAACGGACATTCCGATGCTGACAGTTTACAATAAAGAAGATATGCAACATGAACTATTTGTCCCATCCGCTTCGACATCGTTATCAATGAGCGCTTTTAAAGCTACTGATTTAGTGAAGCTTGGGGAAAGAATTCAAGAAGAAATGAAAAAAGAAATGGCGTTTTTTCATGTGCTGCTGCCGGCTTATGAAGGAAAAATGCTCGCTGAACTAAAAACGGTCTCTATTCTTGAGTCGTTAAAATTCAATGAAGAAACTGAGAAGTATCAGTGCAAAGGGTATATTGCAAAAGAGCATCCCCTTTACAAAAAGCTACAAACGCTTGAAGAAAGTTGA
- a CDS encoding MerR family transcriptional regulator, producing MSDNIRRNTPLFPIGIVMQLTELSARQIRYYEEHELVAPVRTEGNRRLFSFNDVDKLLEIRDLIEQGVNLAGVKQLFHLQKEQKGHKQEEKVVAETAKPELTDDELRKMLRAELMQAGRFNRATLNQGDMSRFFH from the coding sequence ATGAGTGACAACATTCGAAGAAATACGCCACTTTTCCCAATTGGAATTGTGATGCAGTTAACTGAGTTGTCGGCTCGCCAAATTCGCTACTATGAAGAACATGAATTAGTTGCACCAGTAAGAACAGAGGGAAATCGACGACTATTCTCATTTAACGATGTTGATAAGCTGCTTGAAATCCGTGATCTTATTGAACAAGGTGTAAACTTAGCAGGTGTAAAACAGCTGTTTCATCTTCAAAAGGAGCAAAAAGGGCATAAGCAAGAAGAAAAAGTTGTGGCAGAAACAGCAAAGCCAGAATTAACGGACGATGAATTGCGAAAAATGCTTCGTGCAGAACTTATGCAAGCAGGCCGTTTTAATCGAGCAACTTTAAATCAAGGAGATATGTCCAGGTTCTTTCATTAA